A single window of Streptomyces aquilus DNA harbors:
- a CDS encoding L,D-transpeptidase encodes MEKRVMTVSKRRRGLAVASALLGGVLVLSACSGGDDDASGSGSKDTSQAKADEAAAKKTSEADIKITPKDGSENASINNSAAVTVSKGTLTDVKMTTADGAAVSGEISADKTSWKPSAQLERSTTYKVNAEAKDSEGRIAHENASFTTVSPSNSFLGYFTPDDGSTVGVGMPVSINFDKAITNKAAVQKGITVSSSSGQEVVGHWFNANRLDFRPEDYWTENSTVTLKLALDGVEGANGVYGVQQKTVTFKIGRNQISYVDAKTKQMKVTQDGKTIKTIPISAGSPENKTYEGIMVMSEKFKETRMNGATVGFTDNDGKGEYDIKDVPHAIRLTNSGTFVHGNYWGAKSIFGSVNTSHGCVGLSDTKGANDKGTAGYWFYNNSIIGDVVIVQNTGDKTVAPDNGLNGWNLSWADWKAGSAV; translated from the coding sequence ATGGAGAAGCGTGTGATGACGGTCAGTAAGCGGCGCAGGGGCCTGGCGGTCGCGTCCGCACTGCTCGGCGGAGTGCTGGTGCTCTCGGCCTGTTCCGGTGGCGACGACGACGCCTCCGGCAGTGGCAGCAAGGACACCTCACAGGCCAAGGCCGACGAGGCCGCGGCCAAGAAGACGTCCGAGGCCGACATCAAGATCACGCCCAAGGACGGCTCCGAGAACGCCTCCATCAACAACTCCGCGGCCGTCACCGTGAGCAAGGGCACGCTCACGGACGTCAAGATGACCACCGCCGACGGCGCCGCGGTCAGCGGCGAGATATCCGCGGACAAGACCAGCTGGAAGCCCAGCGCCCAGCTGGAGCGGTCGACCACCTACAAGGTGAACGCGGAGGCGAAGGACTCCGAGGGCCGCATCGCCCACGAGAACGCGTCCTTCACCACGGTCTCCCCGTCCAACAGCTTCCTCGGCTACTTCACGCCGGACGACGGCTCCACGGTCGGCGTCGGCATGCCGGTGTCGATCAACTTCGACAAGGCCATCACCAACAAGGCGGCCGTCCAGAAGGGCATCACCGTCTCCTCCTCCAGCGGCCAGGAGGTCGTCGGGCACTGGTTCAACGCCAACCGCCTCGACTTCCGCCCCGAGGACTACTGGACCGAGAACTCCACCGTCACGCTGAAGCTCGCGCTCGACGGTGTCGAGGGCGCGAACGGCGTCTACGGCGTCCAGCAGAAGACGGTCACCTTCAAGATCGGCCGCAACCAGATCAGTTACGTCGACGCGAAGACCAAGCAGATGAAGGTCACGCAGGACGGCAAGACGATCAAGACGATCCCGATCTCCGCGGGCTCCCCCGAGAACAAGACGTACGAAGGCATCATGGTGATGTCGGAGAAGTTCAAGGAGACGCGCATGAACGGCGCGACCGTGGGCTTCACCGACAACGACGGCAAGGGCGAGTACGACATCAAGGACGTGCCGCACGCCATCCGCCTCACCAACTCCGGCACCTTCGTGCACGGCAACTACTGGGGCGCGAAGTCCATCTTCGGCAGCGTCAACACCAGCCACGGCTGCGTGGGCCTCTCCGACACCAAGGGCGCCAACGACAAGGGCACGGCCGGCTACTGGTTCTACAACAACTCGATCATCGGCGACGTCGTGATCGTCCAGAACACCGGCGACAAGACGGTGGCCCCGGACAACGGCCTCAACGGCTGGAACCTGAGCTGGGCGGACTGGAAGGCGGGTTCGGCGGTCTGA
- a CDS encoding S8 family peptidase, whose amino-acid sequence MTSPASAKPEAQAQPAGWSSQPFSAHHRITLITGDRVAVDAKGRVVGVERAKGREHIPFQVRKADGHTLVIPGDAARLVAAGKLDQRLFDVTELNKSDTRKSQAKGLKVIVGYQGTATGAKDDVRDAGTLRRTLKTLNADAVQTSTKQTPELWDAVTNGDKTASGIAHVWLDGVRTASLDKSVPQIGAPKAWAAGYDGKGVKIAVLDTGVDATHPDLKDQVIEAKNFSTAADATDHFGHGTHVASIAAGTGAKSNGKYKGVAPGAKILNGKVLDDTGSGDDSGILAGMEWAAAEGADVVNLSLGGQDTPEVDPLEAAVNKLSAEKGILFAIAAGNSGPESIGSPGSADAALTVGAVDDQDKLAFFSSTGPRVGDGAIKPDVTAPGVDITAAAAKGSVIDQEVGENPEGYLTISGTSMATPHVAGAAAILKQEHPDWTYTELKGALTGSTKGGKYTPFEQGSGRIQVDKAIKQTVIADPVSVSFGTQQWPHTDDKPVTKKLTYRNLGTADVTLKLSSTATNPKGAAAPAGFFKLGATSVKVPAGGTASVDFTVNTKLGGTVDGAYSAYVTATGGGQTVRTGAAVQREVESYDLTVKHIDKDGKPTPDYNTIAVGYTGLAKDRVYQVTIDESGTTKMRLPKGTYALDAWIAKDWVTFKGGLDWVMQPKLSLTKNRSVTIDARTTKAADITVPDASATPLSAMISYYYEPALLPVGVNMDSFANIRIAALGADVSGGLTQTWYGQWAKGANAEYNVATQAKVKHLVGDKVRHYKASDFATVKANMGAPASGKTGAISPWGELPEDGVFGTFVEQQLPGTRTMLMSTGDQIKWGLDFLQFGGAKDEQGNSIPEAGYTLGNPQTFKAGTTYKKTFNTAVFGPHINKDYGVFREGNYLYGSLPLFADGAQHSGSSDFTSVKTELYRNGTKVGSNKDPLFGEAFTVPAGNAEYKLTSSVKRSVKLAAASTRIDVSFTFHSKKAATEDQVTLPASTVRFNAKTGLDSRVKAGETVKIPVTVEGAAKGSNLKSLAVYVSYDYGQTWKKVTVTDGKITVKNPDKGKAISFHAKITDKKNNKSTVSIYNAYYGK is encoded by the coding sequence ATGACCAGCCCGGCGTCGGCGAAGCCGGAGGCTCAGGCACAGCCGGCGGGCTGGTCGAGCCAGCCGTTCAGCGCTCATCACCGCATCACCCTGATCACGGGTGACCGGGTAGCCGTCGACGCCAAGGGCCGGGTCGTCGGCGTGGAGCGGGCCAAGGGACGGGAGCACATACCCTTCCAGGTCCGCAAGGCCGACGGGCACACCCTGGTGATACCGGGTGACGCGGCCCGTCTGGTCGCCGCCGGCAAGCTGGACCAGCGACTGTTCGACGTCACCGAGCTCAACAAGTCCGACACCCGCAAGTCGCAGGCCAAGGGCCTGAAGGTGATCGTCGGCTACCAGGGCACCGCCACCGGCGCGAAGGACGACGTCCGCGACGCGGGCACCCTGCGCCGCACCCTGAAGACGCTCAACGCGGACGCGGTGCAGACGTCGACGAAGCAGACGCCCGAGCTGTGGGACGCCGTCACCAACGGCGACAAGACGGCTTCCGGCATCGCGCACGTCTGGCTGGACGGTGTCCGCACCGCGAGCCTCGACAAGTCCGTCCCGCAGATCGGCGCCCCCAAGGCGTGGGCCGCGGGCTACGACGGCAAGGGCGTCAAGATCGCCGTCCTGGACACGGGTGTCGACGCCACCCACCCGGACCTCAAGGACCAGGTGATCGAGGCCAAGAACTTCTCCACGGCCGCCGACGCCACCGACCACTTCGGTCACGGCACGCACGTCGCGTCGATCGCGGCGGGCACCGGGGCCAAGTCGAACGGCAAGTACAAGGGCGTGGCGCCCGGCGCCAAGATCCTGAACGGCAAGGTCCTCGACGACACCGGCTCCGGTGACGACTCCGGCATCCTCGCCGGCATGGAGTGGGCGGCCGCGGAGGGCGCCGACGTCGTCAACCTGAGCCTCGGCGGCCAGGACACCCCGGAGGTCGACCCGCTGGAGGCGGCGGTCAACAAGCTGTCCGCCGAGAAGGGCATCCTCTTCGCGATCGCGGCGGGCAACTCCGGTCCGGAGTCGATCGGTTCGCCGGGCAGCGCGGACGCCGCGCTCACCGTCGGCGCCGTCGACGACCAGGACAAGCTGGCCTTCTTCTCCTCCACCGGCCCGCGCGTCGGCGACGGTGCGATCAAGCCGGACGTGACCGCGCCGGGTGTGGACATCACGGCGGCGGCCGCCAAGGGCAGCGTCATCGACCAGGAGGTCGGTGAGAACCCGGAGGGCTATCTGACGATCTCCGGTACGTCGATGGCGACGCCGCACGTGGCGGGCGCGGCGGCGATCCTGAAGCAGGAGCACCCGGACTGGACGTACACCGAACTGAAGGGCGCCCTCACGGGCTCCACGAAGGGCGGCAAGTACACCCCGTTCGAGCAGGGTTCGGGCCGGATCCAGGTCGACAAGGCCATCAAGCAGACCGTGATCGCCGACCCGGTGTCGGTGAGCTTCGGCACGCAGCAGTGGCCGCACACCGACGACAAGCCGGTCACCAAGAAGCTGACGTACCGCAACCTCGGTACGGCGGACGTCACGCTGAAGCTGTCCTCGACGGCCACCAACCCCAAGGGCGCGGCGGCTCCGGCGGGCTTCTTCAAGCTCGGCGCCACCTCGGTGAAGGTCCCTGCGGGCGGCACGGCCTCGGTGGACTTCACCGTCAACACCAAGCTGGGCGGCACGGTCGACGGCGCGTACTCCGCGTACGTGACGGCGACGGGCGGCGGCCAGACGGTGCGTACCGGCGCCGCGGTGCAGCGTGAGGTGGAGTCGTACGACCTCACCGTCAAGCACATCGACAAGGACGGCAAGCCGACCCCGGACTACAACACCATCGCGGTCGGCTACACGGGGCTGGCCAAGGACCGCGTGTACCAGGTGACGATCGACGAGTCCGGCACCACCAAGATGCGGCTGCCCAAGGGCACCTACGCGCTGGACGCCTGGATCGCCAAGGACTGGGTCACCTTCAAGGGCGGCCTCGACTGGGTGATGCAGCCGAAGCTGAGCCTGACCAAGAACCGTTCGGTGACGATCGACGCCCGCACGACCAAGGCGGCCGACATCACGGTGCCGGACGCCTCGGCCACGCCGCTGTCCGCGATGATCAGCTACTACTACGAGCCCGCGCTGCTGCCGGTCGGCGTCAACATGGACTCCTTCGCGAACATCCGCATCGCGGCTCTCGGTGCCGATGTCTCCGGCGGTCTGACCCAGACCTGGTACGGGCAGTGGGCCAAGGGCGCGAACGCCGAGTACAACGTGGCGACCCAGGCCAAGGTCAAGCACCTGGTGGGTGACAAGGTCCGGCACTACAAGGCGAGCGACTTCGCCACGGTCAAGGCCAACATGGGTGCCCCGGCGAGCGGCAAGACCGGTGCGATCAGCCCGTGGGGCGAGCTGCCCGAGGACGGTGTCTTCGGTACGTTCGTCGAGCAGCAGCTGCCGGGTACCCGCACCATGCTGATGTCGACGGGCGACCAGATCAAGTGGGGCCTGGACTTCCTTCAGTTCGGGGGAGCCAAGGACGAGCAGGGCAACTCGATCCCGGAGGCCGGCTACACGCTGGGGAACCCGCAGACCTTCAAGGCGGGCACCACGTACAAGAAGACCTTCAACACCGCGGTCTTCGGCCCGCACATCAACAAGGACTACGGCGTCTTCCGCGAGGGCAACTACCTCTACGGGTCGCTGCCGCTGTTCGCGGACGGGGCTCAGCACTCGGGCTCGTCGGACTTCACCTCGGTGAAGACCGAGCTGTACCGCAACGGCACGAAGGTCGGCTCCAACAAGGACCCGCTCTTCGGTGAGGCGTTCACGGTTCCCGCCGGAAACGCCGAGTACAAGCTGACGTCGTCCGTGAAGCGGAGCGTCAAGCTGGCGGCGGCCTCGACGCGGATCGACGTGAGCTTCACGTTCCACTCGAAGAAGGCGGCCACCGAGGACCAGGTCACGCTGCCGGCCTCCACGGTCCGCTTCAACGCCAAGACCGGCCTCGACAGCCGCGTCAAGGCGGGCGAGACGGTGAAGATCCCGGTCACCGTCGAGGGCGCGGCCAAGGGCTCCAACCTCAAGTCCCTGGCGGTGTACGTGTCGTACGACTACGGCCAGACCTGGAAGAAGGTCACGGTCACGGACGGCAAGATCACCGTGAAGAACCCGGACAAGGGCAAGGCCATCTCGTTCCACGCCAAGATCACCGACAAGAAGAACAACAAGTCGACGGTCTCGATCTACAACGCGTACTACGGCAAGTAA
- a CDS encoding ABC transporter ATP-binding protein — protein sequence MYELKSVTKRYTRGKETVDALAGVDLTIADGDRLIIQGPTGGGKSTLLQMLGGLDKPTAGEVVLDGTDLARLSEAKLTKVRSENIGFVFQSFNLIPTLTAQENVETALVPLGVKVKDRRERAAEALRSVGLGERLAHLPSEMSGGQQQRVAIARALVKQPKVLLADEPTGNLDESMRDEIMDVLERMWKELGLTFIMVTHDSAIAKKAPRLATIRKGKITVKENASS from the coding sequence ATGTACGAACTCAAAAGCGTCACCAAGCGCTACACCCGAGGCAAAGAAACCGTGGACGCCCTTGCAGGCGTCGACCTCACCATCGCCGACGGCGACCGCCTGATCATCCAGGGCCCCACCGGTGGCGGAAAATCCACCCTCCTCCAAATGCTCGGCGGCCTGGACAAGCCCACCGCCGGCGAAGTCGTCCTGGACGGAACCGACTTGGCAAGACTGTCCGAAGCCAAGCTCACAAAGGTCCGCAGCGAGAACATCGGCTTCGTCTTCCAGAGCTTCAACCTCATCCCCACCCTGACCGCCCAGGAAAACGTGGAGACGGCCCTCGTCCCGCTCGGCGTCAAGGTCAAGGACCGCAGGGAACGAGCCGCTGAGGCCCTCAGGTCGGTCGGCCTGGGCGAGCGCCTCGCGCACCTCCCCTCCGAGATGTCCGGAGGCCAGCAGCAGCGTGTCGCGATCGCCCGCGCCCTCGTCAAGCAGCCGAAGGTGCTGCTCGCCGACGAGCCGACCGGCAACCTCGACGAGTCGATGCGCGACGAGATCATGGACGTACTCGAACGCATGTGGAAGGAGCTCGGGTTGACGTTCATCATGGTCACGCACGACTCCGCGATCGCGAAGAAGGCCCCGCGGCTGGCCACCATTCGCAAGGGAAAGATCACGGTGAAGGAGAACGCGAGCTCGTGA
- a CDS encoding ABC transporter permease gives MFFTYLRRELRRRRKAALVVASGLALGIALVIVVNSVSSGMGKAQDKVLQSLYGLGTDMTVTKAAAAPSANSSERPRFNFDAQDSDSDEEQSSDRVLVQGFQTLATSTVTKVGDQKGVADAVGGLSLQVIKVSGQFTRGQFQQNDDGGGRQGGPGGGGTGQPQGEVQGGGANFDVNNYSVFGTDVTEPALGPLTSSEITSGRTFKTSETDAKVVVVDSAYAKEKKYKVGSTITIKGTKYKTIGIATASSGDAAANLYIPLKQAQTLGDAKNKVTTIYVKATDSQQIDTVKSTIQKNISGTTVTTSADLADTVSGSLSTASSLATNVGKWLSIAVLVAAFLVAGLLTSSAVSRRVREFGTLKALGWRSGRVTRQVVGEAMVNGLLGGALGIALGLAGAYVVTAISPTLQAQLGGGGGGAGGPGGGFGGPGRQAAARTLDVALTAPVSATTVAIAVALAVAGGLIAGAFGGWRASRLRPADALRRVE, from the coding sequence ATGTTCTTCACCTACCTGAGGCGCGAACTGCGCCGCCGCAGAAAGGCGGCCCTCGTCGTCGCCTCCGGGCTCGCGCTCGGCATCGCGCTGGTCATCGTGGTCAACTCCGTGTCCTCGGGGATGGGCAAGGCCCAGGACAAGGTCCTCCAGTCGCTGTACGGCCTCGGCACCGACATGACGGTCACCAAGGCCGCCGCCGCGCCCTCCGCCAACAGCTCCGAGCGTCCGCGCTTCAACTTCGACGCGCAGGACAGCGACTCCGACGAGGAGCAGAGCAGCGACCGCGTGCTGGTCCAGGGCTTCCAGACCCTCGCCACCTCGACCGTCACCAAGGTCGGCGACCAGAAGGGCGTCGCGGACGCCGTCGGCGGCCTGAGTCTTCAAGTCATCAAGGTCAGCGGCCAGTTCACACGCGGCCAGTTCCAGCAGAACGACGACGGGGGCGGCCGGCAGGGCGGCCCCGGCGGTGGCGGCACCGGCCAGCCCCAGGGTGAAGTGCAGGGCGGCGGCGCGAACTTCGACGTCAACAACTACTCCGTCTTCGGCACCGACGTCACCGAGCCGGCCCTCGGCCCGCTGACCTCCTCAGAGATCACCAGCGGCCGCACCTTCAAGACCTCCGAGACGGACGCCAAGGTCGTGGTCGTCGACTCGGCGTACGCCAAGGAGAAGAAGTACAAGGTCGGCTCGACGATCACGATCAAGGGCACCAAGTACAAGACGATCGGCATCGCCACCGCCAGCAGCGGTGACGCGGCGGCCAACCTCTACATCCCGCTGAAGCAGGCGCAGACCCTCGGCGACGCGAAGAACAAGGTCACCACGATCTACGTCAAGGCGACCGACTCCCAGCAGATCGACACCGTCAAGTCGACCATCCAGAAGAACATCTCCGGTACGACGGTGACGACCTCCGCCGACCTCGCCGACACCGTCTCCGGCTCCCTCTCCACGGCGTCCTCCCTGGCGACGAACGTCGGCAAGTGGCTGTCGATCGCGGTCCTGGTGGCCGCGTTCCTGGTCGCCGGCCTGCTGACCTCGTCGGCGGTCTCCCGCCGGGTGCGCGAGTTCGGCACGCTCAAGGCCCTGGGCTGGCGCTCCGGCCGGGTCACCCGGCAGGTGGTCGGCGAGGCGATGGTCAACGGCCTGCTCGGCGGCGCACTCGGCATCGCCCTGGGTCTGGCGGGCGCGTACGTCGTCACGGCCATCAGCCCGACGCTGCAAGCCCAGTTGGGCGGCGGGGGCGGTGGCGCGGGTGGCCCCGGTGGCGGCTTCGGCGGCCCTGGCCGACAGGCGGCGGCCAGGACACTGGACGTGGCCCTGACGGCCCCGGTGAGCGCGACGACGGTCGCGATCGCGGTGGCCCTGGCGGTGGCGGGCGGCCTGATCGCGGGCGCGTTCGGCGGCTGGCGGGCGTCGAGGCTGAGGCCGGCGGACGCATTGAGGCGAGTCGAGTAG
- a CDS encoding group II truncated hemoglobin: MTAETVEYIRYRIPEDRSAEFLSAYTRAAAQLAAAPQCVDYELARCEEDFEHYVLRITWTSTHDHTEGFRKSELFADFLAEIRAYVGDIEEMRHYKPTTVRGTGAAVPTLYAWAGGEEAFARLTSVFYEKVLRDDLLAPVFEGLAPEHASHVAMWLAEVFGGPATYSETQGGHGHMVAKHLGRGITETQRRRWVNLIQDAADEAGLPTDAEFRSAFLAYLEWGTRLAVYFSGPDAKPPAEQPVPAWGWGVAPPYRG; this comes from the coding sequence ATGACCGCAGAGACCGTCGAGTACATCCGTTACCGCATCCCGGAAGACCGTTCGGCCGAGTTCCTGTCCGCCTACACCCGCGCCGCGGCGCAGCTGGCGGCGGCCCCGCAGTGCGTCGACTACGAACTCGCCCGCTGCGAGGAGGACTTCGAGCACTACGTCCTGCGCATCACCTGGACGTCCACGCACGACCACACCGAGGGCTTCCGCAAGTCCGAGCTGTTCGCCGACTTCCTCGCCGAGATCCGCGCCTACGTCGGTGACATCGAGGAGATGCGGCACTACAAGCCGACGACGGTACGAGGGACGGGCGCGGCCGTGCCCACCCTGTACGCGTGGGCGGGCGGCGAGGAGGCCTTCGCGCGGCTGACGTCGGTGTTCTACGAGAAGGTGCTCAGGGACGACCTGCTGGCCCCGGTGTTCGAGGGGCTCGCGCCCGAGCACGCCTCGCACGTGGCGATGTGGCTCGCGGAGGTCTTCGGCGGCCCGGCGACGTACTCCGAGACCCAGGGCGGCCACGGTCACATGGTCGCCAAGCACCTGGGGCGCGGCATCACCGAGACGCAGCGGCGCCGCTGGGTGAACCTGATCCAGGACGCGGCCGACGAGGCGGGCCTGCCGACGGACGCCGAGTTCCGCTCGGCGTTCCTCGCGTACCTGGAGTGGGGCACGCGGCTCGCCGTGTACTTCTCCGGCCCGGACGCCAAGCCGCCGGCGGAGCAGCCGGTCCCCGCGTGGGGGTGGGGGGTGGCGCCGCCGTACCGGGGGTGA
- a CDS encoding helix-turn-helix domain-containing protein gives MDERAERATERGGVGGTLDRRAELSEFLRTRRARLKPEDVGLPDFGRHRRVPGLRREELAQLAGVSVAYYTRLEQGNGRNVSAEVLDAIARALRLSDAEHAHLTHLAKPKQHKKKQTTRTEQVRGALGQLLDSMDGVPAYITGRRSDILVWNRMAAAVFGDWSELPPQERNWARLVFLRPEYRELFMEWDQKAYDMVSFLRMDAGCHPDDPRLAALVGELSVKSEDFRRLWATHDVKEKSYGVKHLMHPLVGELTLNFESFRLTDGTDQALITYSAEPGSPSAEALRLLASWGTDATRVGQDSAAPQPRPRP, from the coding sequence ATGGACGAGAGAGCCGAGAGGGCGACGGAGCGGGGCGGAGTCGGCGGCACGCTGGACCGGCGGGCCGAGCTCAGCGAGTTCCTGCGCACCCGGCGGGCCCGGCTGAAGCCGGAGGACGTGGGGCTGCCGGACTTCGGGCGGCACCGGCGGGTGCCGGGGCTCAGGCGCGAGGAGCTGGCGCAGCTGGCGGGCGTCTCGGTGGCGTACTACACCCGCCTGGAGCAGGGAAACGGGCGGAACGTGTCGGCGGAGGTCCTGGACGCCATCGCCCGCGCGCTCAGGCTGAGCGATGCCGAGCACGCGCACCTCACCCATCTCGCGAAGCCGAAGCAGCACAAGAAGAAGCAGACGACGCGCACGGAGCAGGTGCGCGGGGCGCTCGGGCAGCTGCTGGACTCGATGGACGGCGTCCCGGCGTACATCACCGGCCGGCGCTCCGACATCCTCGTCTGGAACCGGATGGCCGCCGCCGTCTTCGGCGACTGGTCGGAGCTGCCGCCGCAGGAGCGGAACTGGGCGCGGCTGGTGTTCCTGCGGCCCGAGTACCGCGAGCTGTTCATGGAGTGGGACCAGAAGGCGTACGACATGGTCAGCTTCCTGCGCATGGACGCGGGCTGCCACCCCGACGACCCGCGCCTCGCCGCCCTCGTCGGTGAACTCTCCGTCAAGAGCGAGGACTTCAGGCGGCTGTGGGCCACCCACGACGTCAAGGAGAAGAGTTACGGCGTCAAGCACCTGATGCACCCGCTCGTCGGCGAACTCACCCTGAACTTCGAGTCGTTCCGCCTGACGGACGGCACGGACCAGGCCCTGATCACCTACTCCGCCGAGCCGGGTTCCCCGTCCGCCGAGGCCCTGCGCCTGCTGGCGAGCTGGGGAACGGACGCGACGCGGGTGGGCCAGGACTCGGCGGCACCCCAGCCCCGACCCCGGCCCTGA